In the genome of Verrucomicrobiota bacterium, the window AGCAACGAACAGTCTCTTTCGCGACCTGGGAGATCGAAAACGCCTGGACTCTTCTTTTCCCCGCTCAGCTAATTCGTTTCGTTGCTCAGGATCTGCAAGCAGTTCCAAGATGGTCTCAATAAACAAACTTCGATTTTCTGGCTGAACGAGCTTGATTGCATTTTCCGGGCCTCCAACCGATCCGACGCCTCCCACTTCGTAGGCTACAGCTGGAACACCGGCAGCCATAGCTTCGAGCAACACACTTCCTAACATTTCAATTCTGGAAGGCAGGATTAAGATATCGGCTATCTTCAACGCCTTTCTCACTTCCTCAGGTGTTAAAAATCCCGTGGTTTGCCAGGCTTCATCGCAGTTCTGATTCTTCAGCTGTCTTTCAAG includes:
- a CDS encoding glycosyltransferase translates to MKDLPEIAKKLQEAGAFLMICGDGLQRSKLERQLKNQNCDEAWQTTGFLTPEEVRKALKIADILILPSRIEMLGSVLLEAMAAGVPAVAYEVGGVGSVGGPENAIKLVQPENRSLFIETILELLADPEQRNELAERGKEESRRFRSPRSRKRLFVAMRKF